The Canis lupus baileyi chromosome 29, mCanLup2.hap1, whole genome shotgun sequence genome includes a region encoding these proteins:
- the CYP17A1 gene encoding steroid 17-alpha-hydroxylase/17,20 lyase isoform X1, whose protein sequence is MWELLVFLLFTLVYFLWPKSKCPNAKYPRSLPSLPLVGSLPFLPRDGHQHVSFFKLQKKYGPIYSFRMGTKTTVMVGHHQLAKEVLIKKGKEFSGRPRVVTMDILSDNQKGIAFADHGASWQLHRKLALATFALFKDGNQRLEKIICQENSLLCDFLATQNGKSIDLSLPLFLAVTNIICLICFNTSYKNGDPALEIIKNYNDGILDTLGRDHMIDIFPGLKIFPNKTLEKMRNCVKMRDDLLNEILEKYKQEKFSSDSITNMLDILIQARMNSDDNNAGSDRDSKLLSDKHILISIGDIFGAGVETTTSVVKWTVAFLLHNPQLQKKIQEEIDQNVGFGRIPTMSDRSKLILLEATIREVLRIRPAAPMLIPHKAIVDSSIGEFAVDKGTSVIINLWALHHNEKEWYRPDQFMPERFLDATKSQLISPSLSYLPFGAGPRSCVGEILARQELFLVMAWLLQRFDLEAPDDGQLPSLEGIPRVVFLIESFKVKIKVRQAWREAQAEGST, encoded by the exons ATGTGGGAACTCTTGGTTTTCTTGCTGTTCACCCTGGTCTATTTCTTATGGCCCAAGTCAAAGTGCCCTAATGCCAAGTATCCCAGGAGCCTCCCATCCCTGCCCTTGGTAGGCAGCCTGCCATTCCTCCCCAGAGATGGCCACCAGCACGTGAGCTTCTTCAAGCTACAGAAAAAATACGGCCCCATCTATTCCTTTCGTATGGGTACCAAGACTACAGTGATGGTCGGCCACCACCAGCTGGCCAAGGAGGTGCTTATCAAGAAGGGCAAGGAATTCTCTGGGCGGCCCCGAGTG GTGACTATGGATATCCTGTCTGACAACCAAAAGGGTATCGCTTTCGCAGACCATGGTGCCAGCTGGCAGCTGCACAGGAAACTGGCACTGGCCACCTTTGCCCTGTTCAAGGATGGCAACCAGAGGCTAGAGAAGATCA tTTGTCAGGAAAACAGTTTATTATGTGATTTCCTGGCCACCCAGAATGGAAAGTCCATAGATTTGTCCTTGCCTCTCTTCCTGGCGGTGACCAATATAATCTGCTTGATCTGCTTCAACACTTCCTACAAGAATGGAGATCCAGCTCTGGAGATCATAAAGAATTACAACGATGGCATCTTGGATACTTTGGGAAGGGATCATATGATAGACATATTCCCCGGGTTGAAG ATCTTCCCCAACAAAACCCTGGAAAAAATGAGGAATTGTGTTAAAATGCGAGATGACTTGCTGAATGAAATCCTTGAAAAATATAAG CAGGAGAAATTCAGCAGCGACTCTATCACCAACATGCTAGACATACTGATCCAAGCCAGGATGAACTCCGACGATAACAATGCTGGCTCAGACCGGGATTCAAAGCTGCTTTCAGATAAACATATTCTCATCAGCATAGGGGACATTTTTGGGGCCGGTGTGGAGACCACCACGTCTGTGGTGAAGTGGACTGTGGCCTTCCTGCTACACAATCCTCAG TTGCAGAAGAAGATCCAGGAGGAGATTGATCAGAATGTAGGTTTTGGCCGCATACCAACTATGAGTGACCGGAGCAAACTCATCTTGCTAGAGGCCACCATCAGAGAGGTGCTTCGCATTCGGCCTGCGGCCCCTATGCTCATCCCCCACAAGGCTATTGTCGATTCCAG CATTGGTGAGTTTGCTGTTGACAAGGGCACAAGTGTTATCATCAATCTGTGGGCGCTGCATCACAATGAGAAGGAGTGGTACCGGCCTGACCAGTTCATGCCAG AGCGCTTCCTGGACGCCACAAAGAGTCAGCTCATCTCTCCATCATTAAGTTACTTGCCCTTTGGAGCAGGACCTCGCTCCTGTGTAGGTGAGATCCTGGCCCGCCAGGAACTCTTCCTCGTCATGGCCTGGTTGCTGCAGAGGTTCGACCTGGAGGCCCCAGATGATGGGCAGCTGCCTTCCCTGGAGGGCATCCCCAGAGTGGTCTTTTTGATCGAGTCTTTCAAAGTTAAGATCAAGGTGCGCCAGGCCTGGAGGGAAGCCCAGGCTGAGGGTAGCACCTAG
- the WBP1L gene encoding WW domain binding protein 1-like isoform X1 — protein MERRRLLGGMALLLLQALPSPLSARAEPPQDKETCVGTNNQSYICDTGHCCGQSQCCNYYYELWWFWLVWTIIIILSCCCVCHHRRAKHRLQAQQRQHEINLIAYREAHNYSALPFYFRFLPNYLLPPYEEVVNRPPTPPPPYSAFQLQQQQLPAPCGPTGGSPPGADPPRGPQGAQSSPLSGPSRSSTRPPSIADPEPSDVPTGTAATKAPGMEPSGSVAGLGELDPGAFLDKDSDCKEELLRDYSSEQGSALPDSKDKTPGRHRRFTGDSGIEVCVCNRGHHDDDLKEFHTLIDDALDGPLDFCDSCHVRSPGDEEEGLCQPSEEQAREPGHPHLPRPPACLLLNTINEQDSPNSQSSSSPS, from the exons gataagGAAACCTGTGTGGGCACCAACAATCAAAGCTACATTTGTGACACAGGACATTGCTGTGGACAGTCTCAGTGCTGCAACTACTACTATGAACTCTGGT ggttCTGGCTGGTGTggaccatcatcatcatcctgaGCTGCTGCTGTGTGTGCCACCACCGCCGAGCCAAGCATCGCCTTCAGGCCCAGCAGCGGCAGCATGAGATCAACCTGATTGCCTACCGAGAAGCCCACAATTACTCAGCGCTGCCATTTTATTTCA GGTTTTTGCCAAACTATTTACTACCTCCTTATGAGGAAGTGGTGAACCGACCTCCGACTCCTCCCCCACCGTACAGTGCCTTCcagctccagcagcagcagctgcctgCACCTTGTGGTCCTACGGGCGGCAGCCCCCCAGGCGCCGacccccccaggggcccccagggcGCGCAGAGCAGTCCCTTGTCTGGGCCCAGCAGAAGCAGCACGAGACCCCCAAGCATCGCTGACCCTGAGCCCTCCGACGTGCCCACCGGCACAGCAGCCACCAAAGCCcccgggatggagcccagtgGCTCTGTGGCTGGCCTGGGGGAGCTGGACCCTGGGGCCTTCCTGGACAAAGATTCCGACTGTAAGGAGGAGCTGCTGAGAGACTACAGCTCCGAGCAGGGCAGCGCCCTCCCCGATAGCAAAGACAAGACGCCTGGCAGACACCGCCGCTTCACGGGTGACTCGGGcattgaggtgtgtgtgtgcaaccGGGGCCACCATGACGATGACCTCAAGGAGTTCCACACGCTCATTGACGACGCTCTGGATGGACCCCTGGACTTCTGTGACAGCTGCCACGTGCGGTCCCCGGGCGACGAGGAGGAAGGGCTCTGTCAGCCCTCCGAGGAGCAGGCCCGAGAGCCCGGGCACCCCCACCTGCCACGGCCCCCCGCCTGCCTGCTGCTGAACACCATCAATGAGCAGGACTCCCCAAACTCGCAGAGCAGCAGCTCTCCCAGCTAG
- the WBP1L gene encoding WW domain binding protein 1-like isoform X2, protein MPFLLGLRQDKETCVGTNNQSYICDTGHCCGQSQCCNYYYELWWFWLVWTIIIILSCCCVCHHRRAKHRLQAQQRQHEINLIAYREAHNYSALPFYFRFLPNYLLPPYEEVVNRPPTPPPPYSAFQLQQQQLPAPCGPTGGSPPGADPPRGPQGAQSSPLSGPSRSSTRPPSIADPEPSDVPTGTAATKAPGMEPSGSVAGLGELDPGAFLDKDSDCKEELLRDYSSEQGSALPDSKDKTPGRHRRFTGDSGIEVCVCNRGHHDDDLKEFHTLIDDALDGPLDFCDSCHVRSPGDEEEGLCQPSEEQAREPGHPHLPRPPACLLLNTINEQDSPNSQSSSSPS, encoded by the exons gataagGAAACCTGTGTGGGCACCAACAATCAAAGCTACATTTGTGACACAGGACATTGCTGTGGACAGTCTCAGTGCTGCAACTACTACTATGAACTCTGGT ggttCTGGCTGGTGTggaccatcatcatcatcctgaGCTGCTGCTGTGTGTGCCACCACCGCCGAGCCAAGCATCGCCTTCAGGCCCAGCAGCGGCAGCATGAGATCAACCTGATTGCCTACCGAGAAGCCCACAATTACTCAGCGCTGCCATTTTATTTCA GGTTTTTGCCAAACTATTTACTACCTCCTTATGAGGAAGTGGTGAACCGACCTCCGACTCCTCCCCCACCGTACAGTGCCTTCcagctccagcagcagcagctgcctgCACCTTGTGGTCCTACGGGCGGCAGCCCCCCAGGCGCCGacccccccaggggcccccagggcGCGCAGAGCAGTCCCTTGTCTGGGCCCAGCAGAAGCAGCACGAGACCCCCAAGCATCGCTGACCCTGAGCCCTCCGACGTGCCCACCGGCACAGCAGCCACCAAAGCCcccgggatggagcccagtgGCTCTGTGGCTGGCCTGGGGGAGCTGGACCCTGGGGCCTTCCTGGACAAAGATTCCGACTGTAAGGAGGAGCTGCTGAGAGACTACAGCTCCGAGCAGGGCAGCGCCCTCCCCGATAGCAAAGACAAGACGCCTGGCAGACACCGCCGCTTCACGGGTGACTCGGGcattgaggtgtgtgtgtgcaaccGGGGCCACCATGACGATGACCTCAAGGAGTTCCACACGCTCATTGACGACGCTCTGGATGGACCCCTGGACTTCTGTGACAGCTGCCACGTGCGGTCCCCGGGCGACGAGGAGGAAGGGCTCTGTCAGCCCTCCGAGGAGCAGGCCCGAGAGCCCGGGCACCCCCACCTGCCACGGCCCCCCGCCTGCCTGCTGCTGAACACCATCAATGAGCAGGACTCCCCAAACTCGCAGAGCAGCAGCTCTCCCAGCTAG
- the CYP17A1 gene encoding steroid 17-alpha-hydroxylase/17,20 lyase isoform X2: protein MWELLVFLLFTLVYFLWPKSKCPNAKYPRSLPSLPLVGSLPFLPRDGHQHVSFFKLQKKYGPIYSFRMGTKTTVMVGHHQLAKEVLIKKGKEFSGRPRVVTMDILSDNQKGIAFADHGASWQLHRKLALATFALFKDGNQRLEKIICQENSLLCDFLATQNGKSIDLSLPLFLAVTNIICLICFNTSYKNGDPALEIIKNYNDGILDTLGRDHMIDIFPGLKIFPNKTLEKMRNCVKMRDDLLNEILEKYKEKFSSDSITNMLDILIQARMNSDDNNAGSDRDSKLLSDKHILISIGDIFGAGVETTTSVVKWTVAFLLHNPQLQKKIQEEIDQNVGFGRIPTMSDRSKLILLEATIREVLRIRPAAPMLIPHKAIVDSSIGEFAVDKGTSVIINLWALHHNEKEWYRPDQFMPERFLDATKSQLISPSLSYLPFGAGPRSCVGEILARQELFLVMAWLLQRFDLEAPDDGQLPSLEGIPRVVFLIESFKVKIKVRQAWREAQAEGST, encoded by the exons ATGTGGGAACTCTTGGTTTTCTTGCTGTTCACCCTGGTCTATTTCTTATGGCCCAAGTCAAAGTGCCCTAATGCCAAGTATCCCAGGAGCCTCCCATCCCTGCCCTTGGTAGGCAGCCTGCCATTCCTCCCCAGAGATGGCCACCAGCACGTGAGCTTCTTCAAGCTACAGAAAAAATACGGCCCCATCTATTCCTTTCGTATGGGTACCAAGACTACAGTGATGGTCGGCCACCACCAGCTGGCCAAGGAGGTGCTTATCAAGAAGGGCAAGGAATTCTCTGGGCGGCCCCGAGTG GTGACTATGGATATCCTGTCTGACAACCAAAAGGGTATCGCTTTCGCAGACCATGGTGCCAGCTGGCAGCTGCACAGGAAACTGGCACTGGCCACCTTTGCCCTGTTCAAGGATGGCAACCAGAGGCTAGAGAAGATCA tTTGTCAGGAAAACAGTTTATTATGTGATTTCCTGGCCACCCAGAATGGAAAGTCCATAGATTTGTCCTTGCCTCTCTTCCTGGCGGTGACCAATATAATCTGCTTGATCTGCTTCAACACTTCCTACAAGAATGGAGATCCAGCTCTGGAGATCATAAAGAATTACAACGATGGCATCTTGGATACTTTGGGAAGGGATCATATGATAGACATATTCCCCGGGTTGAAG ATCTTCCCCAACAAAACCCTGGAAAAAATGAGGAATTGTGTTAAAATGCGAGATGACTTGCTGAATGAAATCCTTGAAAAATATAAG GAGAAATTCAGCAGCGACTCTATCACCAACATGCTAGACATACTGATCCAAGCCAGGATGAACTCCGACGATAACAATGCTGGCTCAGACCGGGATTCAAAGCTGCTTTCAGATAAACATATTCTCATCAGCATAGGGGACATTTTTGGGGCCGGTGTGGAGACCACCACGTCTGTGGTGAAGTGGACTGTGGCCTTCCTGCTACACAATCCTCAG TTGCAGAAGAAGATCCAGGAGGAGATTGATCAGAATGTAGGTTTTGGCCGCATACCAACTATGAGTGACCGGAGCAAACTCATCTTGCTAGAGGCCACCATCAGAGAGGTGCTTCGCATTCGGCCTGCGGCCCCTATGCTCATCCCCCACAAGGCTATTGTCGATTCCAG CATTGGTGAGTTTGCTGTTGACAAGGGCACAAGTGTTATCATCAATCTGTGGGCGCTGCATCACAATGAGAAGGAGTGGTACCGGCCTGACCAGTTCATGCCAG AGCGCTTCCTGGACGCCACAAAGAGTCAGCTCATCTCTCCATCATTAAGTTACTTGCCCTTTGGAGCAGGACCTCGCTCCTGTGTAGGTGAGATCCTGGCCCGCCAGGAACTCTTCCTCGTCATGGCCTGGTTGCTGCAGAGGTTCGACCTGGAGGCCCCAGATGATGGGCAGCTGCCTTCCCTGGAGGGCATCCCCAGAGTGGTCTTTTTGATCGAGTCTTTCAAAGTTAAGATCAAGGTGCGCCAGGCCTGGAGGGAAGCCCAGGCTGAGGGTAGCACCTAG